The DNA sequence AGGAGTTCGTCGCGCTGCTGCCGTCGACGTCCAAGGACGACGCGATCGTCACGGCGGAACGGATCCGGCAACGGGTCAGCGAGCTGATCATCAGCACCAAGACCAACGAAGGCAAAGCCGTCGACATCGAACGGCAGACGGCGTCCATCGGCGTCGCCGCCTACCCGCTCGACGGGACGTCCATCGAGGAAGTGATGGCGTCCGCCGACGCGGCGGTCTACGCGGCGAAGGACGGCGGCCGCAACCGCGTGGTCGGGTCGCCGGCCCTGGCGATGGCGGCCGCTTAGCGCAGCCGCTCGATGACGTCGCTCGCCTTGGTCTGCAGGCGGGCGACGCCGCCGACGGTGAATTCGGTCAGCAGGTCGATCAGGGCGTCCTGCGGCGGTGGCTCGCCGTCCCAGGTCGCCTGGACCAGCGACTCGGTCATCGCGAAGAAGAGCGTGACGAGCGCCCGGTCGGCGCGGCCGGAGTCGATGCCGTGCGCGGCCCACCGCTTGGCGCTGGCGTCGGCGTAGACCTTCGCCAGCCGCTCCCGCAGCCGCGTGAGCGCGGGGTCGCCGGCTCGTTCCGCCGCCCGGAGCACGCCGTAGGCCTCCGGGCTGTCGGCGACGAAGGTGACCATGGAGGCGTAGTTGGCCCGCGCCCACTCCCGCAGGCCGGCCTGCGGGTCGGCCGCGGACGCCCTCGCGATGGCCGCGAAGGCCCGCTCCTCGACCTCGGCCACGACCTCGGCGAAGAGCGTCGTCCGGTCGCCGAACTGTTCGTAGACGGCTTGCCGCGAGACGCCGGCCTCACGCGCGATCTGCTCGATCGTCGCGCCCTGCATCCCGTGCTGCGCGACGACCTTCGCCGTCGCCCGCAGCACGCGGGCGCGCTGCTCCCCGACCGGGAGCTTCCGCGGCCGCCCGCGCGGAGCGGGGCTGGACATGGGTGACCCACCTCACTGGTTCTGCTCACCGGGCACGCGGAAAGCCGTGAATGGCCCGTTGAGGGACTCTGAGTCCCTCAACGGGCCATTCACGGCTCGGGGGTCACTTGAGGCCGGTGGCTTCCGCGGCGGCCGGGTCGGAGTCGGCGAGGAACGTCCGGCAGCGGTCGTACTCCTCGGTCTCGCCGATCTTGCCGGCGGCCTTGCCCAGCACGGCGAGGGCGCGCAGGAAGCCCTGGTTCGGCCGGTGCGTCCACGGCACCGGGCCGAAGCCCTTCCAGCCCGCGCGGCGCAGCTGGTCGAGACCGCGGTGGTAGCCGGTGCGCGCGTACGCGTACGCGGCGACGGTCTCGCCCGACTCGAAGGCCTTCTCGGCCAGCGTGGCCCACGCCTCGCTGTAGTCGGGGTGTTCGGCCGCGACGGTCGCCGGGTCGTTCCCGGCGTCGAGCGCGGCCTGGGCGGCGGTGTGCTCGGGCAGCAGCGTCGGCTCGGGGCCGAGCAGGTTGTGCGTCATGCGCCCATTCTGCCCACGCCCGCCGGCTAGAAGAACAGGCCCGCCAGAACCCCGCCGCCGGCCAGCACCAGCGCGCCGATCAGGACAGCGGCCACAACTCGTTTCGGCATCATGGCGGCACACCCTGCCAAGCCCCGCAGCCCGAAAGCAAATCGTCCACCCGTAGGGGTGAACCCCGATTTTGGCGTCGTTTACCACTGTCTTGGCCCGCTCGTGACCATGAACGGCCATGATGTCCGCATGGCCAAGGCAGTCGACGTCCCGGTCGTGGACGTGATCCCGCGCAGCCCCATCGGCAAGACGCGGCTGTTCTTCACGCGGCACTGGCACCGCGGCGCACCCGGGCAGCCGACACCCGGCTGGGTGCTCCGGTTCTGCTACGGGATGTGGCTCGCGGCGTTCGCGTTCAAGCTGGTCGGCTCGTCGTGGGACATGTCGTGGCACTTCATGTGGCTGCGCGACGACCTGGCGCCGCCGCACCTGATCAACACCGTCGGCACGGTGATCATCGTCGTGCTGGTGGCGATCCACAGCTACACCGGCCTGGGCGCCGACAAGACGTCGCTGCGGCTGATGCAGATCGGCCTGCTGACGTTCCTGGTCGCGGCGCCGCTGGACGTCATCAACCACCGCGTCAACGGCCTCGACCTGACCGCGTGGAGCCCGTCGCACATGATGCTCTACCTGGGCACGGGCATCATGCAGGCGGGCGTCCTGCTCGGCTGGCTGCGGTCGTCGCCGCCGGGCCGCTTCCGCACCGGCGTGCTGCTCGCGCTGTGGGCGTTCTTCCTGGAGAACACGTTCTTCCCGAACGGCCAGCAGGAGTACGGCATCCTCGGCCTGCGCGCCTGGGAACGCGGCGCCCCGGAGGCCGAGCCGTCCCTGCTGTCGTTCGCCGCGAACCAGATCGGCCACCCGGTCGACCGGACCGCGATCCTGCACTTCACGATGCCGATCCCGGAGTGGGTGTACCCGCTGTGGGGCATCGGCGTGATGGCGCTGATCCTGGCCCTGGCGCGGCGCACGCTGGGCTTCCGCTGGTCGGCGTCGTTGGTGGCGCTGGCGTACATCGTGTACCGCGCGGTGATGTGGCCGCTGCTGCTGGGCCTGGGCTTCCCGGTCTCGACGATCCCGTTCTACCTGCTTTTCGTGGGTCTCGCCGTGGACCTGGCGTTCACGATCGGCCGCGGTCACGACCTGCTGACGGCGGGCGCGGGAGCGCTGCTGGTGACGGCGTTCGGGTACGGGGCGCTGTGGGCGCAGTCGCAGTTCAGGCCGTGGGTGCTCGGGGACGCGCACACGGAGTCGGCACCCCCGGTGGAGTACTGGACGGCGGGAGTGGCGTTGGTGGCGGTGTTCGTCCTGTGGGCGGCGGCCGGGCCGGTGACCCGGCGGTGGGTGGCCCGGCGGGTCACGGCGTAGCACGCGACAATTGACTGGTGAAGATCACCAACCAGCGGGAGTTGGACGAGGATTTCACAGCGGTCGTGGATGCCGTCGAAGCCGGCGAGATCTTCCACGTCACGCGCAACGGCGTGGAGATCGCCGAGCTGCGACCACCACTGTCTCAGCGGCACCAGCTCGAAGTCGTCGAGGTCTGAACACGACGAAGGGCCGCCACGGAAACCGTGGCGGCCCTTCGTGTGTGCGTCTTACTTGAGCTTGGTGCCGGCCGAGCCGAGGGCCTGGCAGGCCTCCACGATCCGGGCGGCCATGCCACCCTCAGCAGCCTTCAGGTACGACCGCGGGTCGTAGACCTTCTTGTTGCCGACCTCACCGTCGATCTTCAACACACCGTCGTAGTTCTTGAAAAAGTGATCCACGATCGGGCGGGTGAACGCGTACTGCGTGTCGGTGTCCACGTTCATCTTCACCACACCGTAGGAGACGGCTTCGCGGATTTCTTCCGGCAGCGACCCGGACCCGCCGTGGAAGACCAGCTCGAACGGCTTGGACCCCGCGGCCAGGCCGAGTTTCTTCGACGCGGCTTCCTGGCCGCCCTTGAGGACGTCCGGGCGCAGCTTCACGTTGCCGGGCTTGTAGACGCCGTGGACGTTGCCGAACGTCGCGGCCAGCAGGTAGCGGCCGTTCTCGCCGGAGCCGAGCGCGTCGATGGTCTTGAGGAAGTCGCCTTCGGCGGTGTAGAGCTTCTCGTTGATCTCGGCTTCGACGCCGTCTTCTTCGCCGCCGACGACACCGATCTCGACCTCGAGGATGATCTTCGCGGCGGCGGCTTTGGCCAGCAGCTCCTGCGCGATGACGAGGTTCTCGTCGAGGTCGATGGCGGAGCCGTCCCACATGTGGGACTGGAACAGCGGCAGCCCGCCGTTCTTGACCCGTTCGGCGGAGATCTCCAGCAGCGGGCGGACGAACCCGTCGAGTTTGTCCTTGGGGCAGTGGTCGGTGTGCAGGGCGACGTTGACGTCGTAGCGCGCGGCGACGACCTGCGCGAACTCGGCCAGCGCGGACGCGCCGACGACCATGTCCTTGATCTTCTGGCCGGAGGCGAATTCGGCGCCGCCGGTGGAGAACTGGATGATCCCGTCGCTCTCCGCTTCGGCGAAGCCGCGGATGGCGGCGTTCACGGTTTCGGACGAGGTCACGTTGATGGCGGGGTAGGCGAACTCGTTCGCCTTGGCCCGATCCAGCATCTCCGCGTAGACCTCGGGGGTCGCGATGGGCATCGGTGTTCCTCCTTGGCAGGGATGGGTCCCGACCGCATCGTACGAGGTGTACCGCCGCCGCACACCGGTCCCCGCTCCGAAACTTCTCCGCACGTGGAATCGGTTCAGAAGGAGTGCGTCCGGCCGCCGGCGAACCGGCGGCCGGACGAGGGTCACCGCAGCTCGGAAGCCAGCGCGCGGTAGGCCGGCCACGGGTCCTCGTTCAGGACCTGGACGACCACCTGGTCCGCGCCCGCCTCCAGGTGGGCCGACAGGCCGCGGGCCACCGTCGCCGCGTCGCCGTGCAGGGCCAGCGCGTCGATCAGGTGGTCGCTGCCCTCACCCTCCAGATCAGCGTCGGTGAAACCGAGTTTCCGCAGGTTGGCGACGTAGTTCGACAGGCCGAGGTAGTACTTCACCGTGTTGCGGCCGATCGCGCGCGCTTCGGTGGCGTCGGTCGACACGACGACCTTGTGCTCCGGGGCCAGCAGCTTGCCCGCGCCGAGGATCCCGCGGGTGTCGCGGGTGTGCTCCGGCGTGGTCAGGTACGGGTGCGCGCCCGCCGTGCGGTCGCCGGACAGCTTGACGACCTTCGGGCCCAGCGCGGCCAGTGCCCGGCCCTCGACCGGGACGTCCGCCGCGTCGAGGCCGTCGAGGTAGTCGACCAGCGCCGCGTACGGCTTCTTGTACTCCTTGGTCGCCTCGCGGTGTCCCGCGCCGACGCCGAGCAGGAAGCGGTCCGGGAACTTCCCCGCGATCCGGTGGTAGGCCTTCGCGATGTCCGCGGGCTCGTCCTGCCAGATGTTCACGATGCCGGTCGCGATGACCAGCGAGTCCGTCGCGGCGAGCAGGTCGTCGACGTACGCGAGGTCGCCGCCGGGTGAGCCGCCCAGCCAGATCGCGCCGTAGCCGAGCTCCTCCGCGTCGGCCGCGAACTTCGCGTCGACGTTCCCGTGGTACCGCCAGATTCCGAGCTTGCCCAGTTCGATTGCCATGGAACACTCCAACGCGTGGGACGGCCGTTTTCCTCCCACCCTCCCAGTTCGTGGGAAAGCTAGCGTGGTGACATGACCAAGCTGGGCAACACCGACCTCGACGTGTACGGGCTCAACCTCGGCGGCAACGTCTTCGGCTGGACGGCCGACGAGCCGCAGTCCTTCGCCGTGCTGGACGCCTACACCGCGGCCGGCGGCAACTTCGTGGACACTTCCGACCTCTACGGCGGTGGCGGCCGCTCCGAGGAGATCCTGGGCAACTGGCTGACCTCGCGCGGCAACCGGGACGACGTCGTCGTCGCGACGAAGGTCGGCATGTGGGACGGCCGGCCGGGTCTCTCGGCCAAGAACATCCAGGCCGCGGCCGAGGACTCCCTGCGGCGCCTGCAGACCGACCACATCGACCTCTACTACGCGCACCGGGACGACCCGGACACCCCGCTCGAGGAGACGCTCACCGCGTTCGACGCGCTGGTCCGCGCGGGCAAGGTCCGCCACCTCGGCGCGTCCAACTACAGCGCCGAGCGCCTCACCGAGGCACTGTCCACTTCGGACAAGAACAACCCCGCGCGGTTCGCCGTGCTGCAGCCGCACTACAACCTCGTCGAGCGCGACTACGAGCACGACCTCGCGCCGCTCGTCGCCCGCGAAGGGCTGGCCACCCTGCCGTACTTCGCTCTCGCCAAGGGTTTCCTCACCGGCAAGTACCGCTCGAAGGACGAAACGGTCGACAGCCCGCGCGCCGCCCGCGCGTCGTCCTATTTGGACGCCCACGGCGAGCGCGTGCTCGCGGCGCTCGACGAGGTCGCGCAGGCGCACGGCGTTTCGGTCGCCACGGTGGCGCTGGCCTGGCTGCGGGTTCAACCGACGGTCGCCGCGCCGATCGCCAGCGCCCGAACCCCCGAGCAGCTGACAGACCTGATCGCGTCAGTGACACTCGACCTGACTACAGACGAAGTAGCGTCACTTTCCCTATGAAAGATGCGTCCCGAGGCCCTGACGACGCAACTTTCCCTGTGAAAGTGACACCTACTATCGGGTAGCTTACTGCGGGTAAGTTGGGGTACGGTGCCCTTCAGAAGCGACGTGCGACGTCCAGGAGGGCACCGTGGCCAACCCGTTTTCGCTGCTCAGCGGCAGCACCAAGAAGGTCGACGGCAAAGTCGTCCTGATCACCGGCGCGGCCCGCGGCATCGGTGCCGGACTGGCCGAACGCCTCGCCGCGCGCGGCGCGAAGGTCGCCCTCGTCGGCCTCGAAGCCGAGGAGCAGCAGAAGGTCGCCGACCGGATCGGGCCGAACGCGAAGTCCTGGGAAGCCGACGTCACCAGCTGGGACGCCCTGGAGGCCGC is a window from the Amycolatopsis sp. NBC_00355 genome containing:
- a CDS encoding TetR/AcrR family transcriptional regulator, producing the protein MSSPAPRGRPRKLPVGEQRARVLRATAKVVAQHGMQGATIEQIAREAGVSRQAVYEQFGDRTTLFAEVVAEVEERAFAAIARASAADPQAGLREWARANYASMVTFVADSPEAYGVLRAAERAGDPALTRLRERLAKVYADASAKRWAAHGIDSGRADRALVTLFFAMTESLVQATWDGEPPPQDALIDLLTEFTVGGVARLQTKASDVIERLR
- the fbaA gene encoding class II fructose-bisphosphate aldolase; protein product: MPIATPEVYAEMLDRAKANEFAYPAINVTSSETVNAAIRGFAEAESDGIIQFSTGGAEFASGQKIKDMVVGASALAEFAQVVAARYDVNVALHTDHCPKDKLDGFVRPLLEISAERVKNGGLPLFQSHMWDGSAIDLDENLVIAQELLAKAAAAKIILEVEIGVVGGEEDGVEAEINEKLYTAEGDFLKTIDALGSGENGRYLLAATFGNVHGVYKPGNVKLRPDVLKGGQEAASKKLGLAAGSKPFELVFHGGSGSLPEEIREAVSYGVVKMNVDTDTQYAFTRPIVDHFFKNYDGVLKIDGEVGNKKVYDPRSYLKAAEGGMAARIVEACQALGSAGTKLK
- a CDS encoding type II toxin-antitoxin system Phd/YefM family antitoxin, which codes for MKITNQRELDEDFTAVVDAVEAGEIFHVTRNGVEIAELRPPLSQRHQLEVVEV
- a CDS encoding DUF3151 domain-containing protein: MTHNLLGPEPTLLPEHTAAQAALDAGNDPATVAAEHPDYSEAWATLAEKAFESGETVAAYAYARTGYHRGLDQLRRAGWKGFGPVPWTHRPNQGFLRALAVLGKAAGKIGETEEYDRCRTFLADSDPAAAEATGLK
- a CDS encoding LLM class F420-dependent oxidoreductase; this translates as MAIELGKLGIWRYHGNVDAKFAADAEELGYGAIWLGGSPGGDLAYVDDLLAATDSLVIATGIVNIWQDEPADIAKAYHRIAGKFPDRFLLGVGAGHREATKEYKKPYAALVDYLDGLDAADVPVEGRALAALGPKVVKLSGDRTAGAHPYLTTPEHTRDTRGILGAGKLLAPEHKVVVSTDATEARAIGRNTVKYYLGLSNYVANLRKLGFTDADLEGEGSDHLIDALALHGDAATVARGLSAHLEAGADQVVVQVLNEDPWPAYRALASELR
- a CDS encoding aldo/keto reductase; this translates as MTKLGNTDLDVYGLNLGGNVFGWTADEPQSFAVLDAYTAAGGNFVDTSDLYGGGGRSEEILGNWLTSRGNRDDVVVATKVGMWDGRPGLSAKNIQAAAEDSLRRLQTDHIDLYYAHRDDPDTPLEETLTAFDALVRAGKVRHLGASNYSAERLTEALSTSDKNNPARFAVLQPHYNLVERDYEHDLAPLVAREGLATLPYFALAKGFLTGKYRSKDETVDSPRAARASSYLDAHGERVLAALDEVAQAHGVSVATVALAWLRVQPTVAAPIASARTPEQLTDLIASVTLDLTTDEVASLSL